The following are encoded in a window of Roseimaritima ulvae genomic DNA:
- a CDS encoding OmpP1/FadL family transporter — protein MRYASLTLCFCLWLLGTVPAGASGAISNALGAREAGRGGTNLAFSDNGVLLLDNPAGMQGLVGRCDCQNSYVDLGFAGLFTDLSYGDTDNPLTDAADNPTALGHFMVARRVHEDIVLGFGAFTPAGFGSDYDLQGPATLPGEHTYKSIGALLRILPGFSARLTDRLSVGGTLGLAVSHVELEGPYYINSGALRSVPTLLDLQTTGTALSWSCGLQYQLTDQTTVAARYQSENRFRSEGRAGLTVAGLGQSHFDIDVALTWASSVGLGLTHQIDNRQRVAVDVEWEFWSNAFDEVGLTFSNPENPVFAAVTGPSYDEAFPLLWEDVVIVSLGYERDFSGGRTLRLGYRYQDNPVPAATTSTYLQTTLEHHFAVGCGFQHGGWEIDAAYQFAFAPEVNTGTSVYPGGDFSNATVRTQTHMLFWGAMRRF, from the coding sequence GTGCGTTACGCATCGCTCACACTCTGCTTCTGCTTGTGGCTCCTCGGCACCGTGCCGGCGGGGGCTTCGGGTGCCATCAGCAACGCTTTGGGAGCTCGCGAAGCAGGCCGAGGCGGCACCAACCTCGCCTTCAGCGACAACGGCGTGTTGCTGCTCGATAACCCGGCCGGGATGCAGGGTTTGGTGGGGCGATGCGATTGTCAAAACTCTTATGTGGACCTGGGCTTTGCCGGACTATTCACCGATCTGTCCTATGGCGATACCGACAATCCACTGACCGATGCAGCCGACAACCCCACGGCCCTGGGACACTTCATGGTGGCCCGCCGGGTACATGAGGACATCGTGCTGGGCTTTGGAGCCTTTACGCCTGCCGGCTTTGGTTCGGACTACGACCTGCAGGGACCTGCCACGCTGCCGGGCGAGCACACCTATAAGTCGATCGGGGCCTTGCTGCGGATCTTACCGGGTTTTTCCGCCCGTCTAACCGATCGTTTGTCGGTCGGCGGCACGCTGGGCCTTGCGGTCAGCCACGTGGAATTGGAAGGTCCTTATTACATCAATTCCGGAGCTCTCCGCAGCGTCCCGACGTTGTTGGATTTGCAAACCACGGGCACGGCGCTGTCATGGTCTTGTGGCTTGCAATACCAGCTGACCGATCAAACCACCGTGGCGGCCCGTTACCAAAGTGAAAACCGCTTTCGTTCCGAGGGCCGCGCGGGGTTGACCGTAGCCGGATTGGGGCAGAGTCACTTCGACATCGACGTGGCCCTGACCTGGGCCAGTTCCGTGGGACTGGGCCTGACACATCAAATCGATAACCGCCAACGGGTGGCTGTGGACGTGGAATGGGAGTTCTGGTCAAACGCCTTCGACGAAGTCGGTTTGACGTTCAGCAATCCGGAAAACCCGGTCTTCGCAGCGGTGACCGGCCCGAGCTACGACGAAGCCTTTCCGCTGCTGTGGGAAGACGTGGTGATCGTCTCGCTGGGTTATGAAAGAGACTTCAGCGGCGGCCGCACCTTGCGGTTGGGTTATCGCTATCAGGACAACCCCGTGCCCGCCGCGACCACATCGACTTATCTGCAGACCACGCTGGAACACCACTTTGCGGTGGGCTGCGGGTTTCAGCACGGCGGCTGGGAAATCGACGCCGCCTACCAATTTGCCTTCGCCCCCGAGGTCAACACGGGAACCAGTGTGT